In one Nyctibius grandis isolate bNycGra1 chromosome 19, bNycGra1.pri, whole genome shotgun sequence genomic region, the following are encoded:
- the ID1 gene encoding DNA-binding protein inhibitor ID-1 has product MKVAAAAPPSPLPAGAGGALKAVRPGEAARCGPGPGAAEQAAAALLYDMKGCYSRLRALVPTLPRHRRVSKVELLQHVIDYIWDLQLALQRGPPRPAGDPPEAPCVPAADRILCR; this is encoded by the exons ATGAAggtcgccgccgccgcgcccccctCGCCGCTGCCCGCGGGCGCCGGCGGCGCGCTGAAGGCGGTGCGGCCCGGGGAGGCCGCTCGCtgcgggccgggcccgggggcgGCGGAGCAGGCGGCCGCCGCGCTGCTGTACGACATGAAGGGCTGCTACTCGCGGCTGCGGGCGCTGGTGCCCACGCTGCCGCGGCACCGGCGGGTCTCCAaggtggagctgctgcagcacgtTATCGACTACATCTGGGACCTGCAGCTGGCGCTGCAGCGcgggcccccccgccccgccggggacCCCCCCGAG GCTCCGTGCGTGCCCGCTGCCGACCGCATCCTGTGCCGCTGA